The DNA region GCTCGTCGGGGTggtcacagcagccctcacaccACCATCATCCCCTCTGCCAAGCCACGAGGATGCGGTTTTAGCTGCAGTTCAGATCTACAACCAAGAGCCAGGCACAACACTGGCCTATCGGCTCCTGGAAGCTGAGCCGCAGCCAGATTGGGTAAGTGACCTGGGGAATCGCTTTGTGGCCTGTGTATATACGATGCCGCTTGAGCTCGTGGAGCAGGTCAATGGAAATCGCTGCCTCTGATGCTAGACTCCTGTACCTACAGTCTGGTATTTGCAGCCTCGTCATTATCCAGGGCTGATTTCTGGTGGTGCCATGAAAGACAGTTTCTGTTCACAATCCAAGTaggcagaggatggggaaggggaacaaCAGGGAATTTATCGACAAGCCAGCTGGAGTCACTGAAAGCAGCGTGGCCAAAATTGATTATAAAGAGGGAGTGAAATATGTGCAGGGACGGGTAGCAGCCAGACAGCGATTTCCCTGTATGACCACACAGCAGTTTCCTGGTCCCATTGCAGAGGAAGGGCCTGACACCAGCAGTTCATTCAGATTCAGCAGGCAGAGAAGGTTTCCATTTGAATTATACTCTGGGcaattcagggcagggaccatcttaatctgtatttgtacagcacctggcccaAAGGGGGTGACCAGCCACTAGTGTTCAAAGAGAATGAGTCtgccctgaaaaaatcatgggaTTGGCTTACAGGTCTTGAATTTTCTTAAAGTaatacttttgttttcttttgtttttcctgtCTGAATTCTGAGCCTTTACAAATTAATACTGATTGATCATTGAAGACTTGGATTTCTGAAGCtttaaaaaggcttcagaggagAAATTCTTTGAATTCAGTGCCCTCTCTGGGCCTCGTTGCGCAGAGAATTCCAATTTAGCAGCATGTACAAGACAGATTTAATTTAAAGACATTTGATAGTCCATTATTTATTAAGTGGTAACAAAGTGCTGGACACTGTTCTTCCCGGAGGGACCTAATTGAGATAATATTTATATCCTAGTAGCATTAGAGGTTCAAGCCAAGACCACAGCCCtcttgtgctaagtgctgtacaaatacatagcaagagacagttcctgcctagaactttacaatctaaatagataagacaaagGGTGGAGAAAGGACATATTATTATCAGCATtttagagggggaaactgagacacagagcaaTACCTGGCAATCAAAATAAGCATACACTATCCTATCTTCTAATGTATGTAATTTCTCATTAATGCCCTGTTTACTGACACCTATGCTGACTGGAAAAGTTGCCTGAGTTACTGTTTATGTTCAGTTCAAGCTTATGTTCCTTTTTACCTGCTCTGAAACGTGAGTGTGCCCCAAATTGGCATCCCCTTGCTCAGCAGAGCTGCTCCCTCTGCGTATGCAATCAGAGCTGTTGGCCAAGAGCTTTGAAAGCGACAAGTGATTtcaggtgcccaacttgaaacactATTTAAGGGTCTGATTTCCAGaacatgctgagcacctgccctctgagCATCAGGCCCCATTCAGGATCTCAAATAGGGTGCTCAGTTACGAGGCACATAAATTCACCAGCCACGCTCTAAAATCCTGGCCCATGGCTAACAGAAATGCTCTCTCCTTTGTACTCCAGCTGGCTCTGCAGAGTGGGAGGTGGATTCTGTTCCTTCTCTTGCACCATCAACAGCAGGTTGTTTACTGCGTTCCCACGCTGAGGCAGGAGAAGGAAAAGCAGGGCCTGAGCTTCAGAGCAAAGTTCGGTTTGCAGGACTGACAGCTAGGGAAATGACCATTGTTTAATGACAGGCTTGTTCTCCTCTGGTCGCAGCGAGGTCAGTggaagttgagggcactcagccccACACAGGAGTGCTCAGGAGTGGTACCCGATCAGGCCCAAAAGGAGGAAACTttggggcccgatcctgcaaacattgGCACATGCAAGTAACTTCTGCAAGACAGGAACCTACATATGGAAATTGCAGTGAGGCAATAAGCCCTGGAATCCCAGGACCTCACTTGGACCATGTCATTTCTCACCAGAATCGTACTTTCAGGAATTAGAGCACATAGAAAATCCAGTCATCAGTGTTTGTGTAAGAGAAAGGCAGGAGATGGGGGAAGAATTGGAAGATTCCAATGATTTGTTCTGAACCTATTGATGGAGAGACATGAGCCAGACCTGCATCTGGTGCACATCGGCTTCACTTGCGACAATGGAGCTGCACCAGATCTAGCCTGTGGCATATAAAGTTGCCTTCCTGCATTAACGTTTGAACTGCATTTGAAATACGTAAGGCCCTAGACAGCAGCTGAGAATGATTATCAATAACTTATGACGTCAGTAGACTAGAGGAACGGTTCTAAAACTGCGGGGCGGCCTTGCAAGGGAGACGTGGGGATGTGTCAAgggaggcaggagctggctgcTTTTTTGGAAGAGCTTTGGCTGTTAGCCCTGGCGGATAGGGCTTGAGAAGGGATAAAGGGAACAGATGGAGTCCTGCCActctggggctgacagccagagccccgccTCCCCGGGGCAGTCACCATCAGATTCCTGCCGCCGGGCAATACCGTAATACAAGATTAATAGAATTACAAGGCCAAAGTGGAGCCTGGTGCCTTGTTGCTCACAGTGaaagtttgttttgttctttcattGAATTCTTCTTAGGACGTGTCTTCAAAAACTATCCAGTCGCTGACCTTCACTGTGAAAGAGACAGTGTGCCTGGTATCAGAGAAACGTGACCCCAACCAGTGTGAATTCAAAGAAGACGGGGTAAGGATCACCTGCTGCAGGGAGACACCTCCCTCTGCACCTTAAGTTGACCAATAGCATCTGTCAGGTCCCAAAGCCTCACAGAAAATGTGTGTTTCCGGCAGAGACATAAAGGAAGGAAtggggccaggggccagggcCCTTTCCGCAATAGCCTGTTTACTGATCCTTACATCAATTCACAAACAACAAccatccattcatccaacccCTAATTATAGGACTGGATAGTTTTTAATCTCTGGTTTGCTGTTGTCAGTGGGGGCACTATTCTACCGGGAAACCCTCACTGAAGGCACAAGGAGAAGGGAATGCAGCTTGTGTAAAATCTTATCAGTGATACACTAGCATTTTGATGTCCTtgatgagatcagggccccatggtgtcaggtgctgcacaaacacaaacaGTCCCTGTCCCGCCCCAAAGTgttcacaatctaaatagaccagacCGAGAAAGGCTGGCCAGGGGGGAGTGCTCTTATCCCCGGGTCACCAGTGGGTGACGTGACTCGCTCAAGGTCAAATACCAGGACAGTGGCAGAGAGAAttcaacccaggtctcctgaatggCCCCTCTCACGCAGCTGGAGTACACAAGGAATCGCACAGTGAATGCTTGCAAAGTAAAGAACTATTCAATATGAGCAAAGGCTACTTAGAATGAAAGCTTCtcagagcagggaccatctttctgatctgtgtttgtacagctcctcgcacaatggggtcctgatccaatgTGATGTCCAAACCAGGCTGGAGGCTGAGCCTCCCAACCTCCTGCTGAACTTGTGACCAACCCACATCGGGAAGCAGGTCTCCACAGGCGAGTGGCCTGA from Gopherus evgoodei ecotype Sinaloan lineage chromosome 2, rGopEvg1_v1.p, whole genome shotgun sequence includes:
- the LOC115647275 gene encoding cathelicidin-related peptide Oh-Cath-like, which codes for METCLKVLLLVGVVTAALTPPSSPLPSHEDAVLAAVQIYNQEPGTTLAYRLLEAEPQPDWDVSSKTIQSLTFTVKETVCLVSEKRDPNQCEFKEDGLVKDCSGFFSTEQDPPSIIIKCEEASEKPKVVTRWGSWGRSIVRGLFGIIG